From a region of the Candidatus Zixiibacteriota bacterium genome:
- a CDS encoding excisionase family DNA-binding protein, whose translation MPDDNREKDYLTTTQAAKLLSVSPDTVLKWVKAGKVKSYRTLGGHFRIPISELRMPESGLHDQAPPVTLASDTQAHQYCWEFLAAGGKIKAECMDCITYRSRARRCYELKDLPGEFGCLNLLCDTDCNDCDYFKVVSGQGINVLILTGNRRLVKGINRIEQSGLQIRFASGEYETAVAIQSYRPDYIVIDCAFGKKRTANLCSSLFSDIRIPVARIILSSKTRTTEDYCDHEVFGWIRKPFSVEELNSCIRGVPKLADKQITIDE comes from the coding sequence ATGCCTGACGACAACAGAGAGAAAGACTACCTGACAACCACTCAGGCAGCTAAACTGCTAAGTGTCTCGCCTGACACAGTTTTGAAGTGGGTAAAAGCCGGTAAAGTGAAATCTTATCGGACTCTTGGGGGGCATTTCCGTATCCCGATTTCGGAGCTGAGAATGCCAGAGTCTGGCCTTCACGATCAGGCCCCACCAGTTACTCTAGCCTCGGATACTCAGGCTCACCAGTACTGTTGGGAGTTTCTCGCCGCCGGTGGTAAAATCAAGGCTGAGTGCATGGATTGCATCACCTATCGTTCCCGTGCTCGCCGCTGCTACGAGTTGAAAGACCTGCCGGGCGAATTTGGGTGTCTCAATCTCTTGTGTGACACTGACTGCAACGACTGCGATTATTTCAAAGTTGTTAGCGGTCAGGGCATCAACGTGTTGATTCTCACCGGAAACCGTAGGTTAGTCAAGGGAATTAATCGGATAGAGCAATCGGGGCTACAAATACGCTTTGCCTCCGGCGAGTACGAAACCGCAGTAGCTATTCAATCTTATCGCCCGGACTATATTGTAATAGACTGTGCCTTTGGCAAAAAGAGAACGGCCAATCTGTGCAGCAGTCTTTTCTCAGACATACGCATCCCCGTAGCCCGTATAATTCTCTCATCCAAAACCAGGACAACAGAGGACTACTGTGACCATGAGGTCTTCGGCTGGATACGAAAACCGTTTAGTGTCGAAGAACTTAACTCATGTATTCGGGGTGTTCCCAAACTTGCAGACAAACAAATAACAATAGATGAATGA
- a CDS encoding macro domain-containing protein, translated as MADELTVNDRSLRLVKGDIIDLDIEAVVYYAQHDLNLGSGFGTAISIRGGPEVQKELKELGSLKTTEAVVTGAGEMKAKHIIHAVGPRFQEEGLENKLKATIDNALKQAEGKGIKAIVFPPMGTGFYGVPLDMCARVLLGSISDHLAGKTSLREVTVCLLDNREYKPFQAQIASMKK; from the coding sequence ATGGCAGATGAGCTAACAGTCAACGATCGTTCCCTTCGGCTGGTCAAAGGAGACATCATCGATCTCGATATTGAGGCGGTTGTCTACTATGCTCAGCACGACCTTAATTTAGGGTCTGGTTTTGGCACGGCGATCTCGATTCGTGGTGGGCCGGAAGTGCAAAAAGAACTCAAGGAGCTCGGTTCACTCAAAACCACCGAGGCAGTTGTGACCGGGGCAGGGGAAATGAAGGCCAAGCATATTATTCATGCCGTCGGGCCAAGATTTCAGGAAGAAGGTTTGGAGAACAAACTCAAGGCAACGATTGACAACGCATTGAAGCAAGCCGAAGGCAAGGGAATCAAGGCGATTGTTTTTCCTCCTATGGGCACCGGTTTCTATGGCGTTCCTCTCGATATGTGCGCCCGTGTTCTGCTCGGTAGTATCTCGGATCACCTGGCTGGTAAAACGAGTCTCCGCGAAGTGACCGTTTGCCTGCTGGACAATCGCGAATACAAGCCTTTCCAGGCGCAAATAGCTTCTATGAAGAAGTAG